In Sphaeramia orbicularis chromosome 10, fSphaOr1.1, whole genome shotgun sequence, the following proteins share a genomic window:
- the sqstm1 gene encoding sequestosome-1 isoform X2 — protein MMGLACVKDATFRLYIKEKKEHRRDFPLHAFPPFTFGPPPPHGPPPHGPPPHHAPPPAVHPNVTCDGCNGAVMGTRFKCSVCPNYDLCSSCQAQGIHTEHALLPIWHPLQWFPRGKWMKRMRHCMWNLNQEQNQNQDQDRPGASSSSTAPPPPSTAAPGPNGSAPSASQANVEFLKNIGEGVAAMLSPLGIDVDIDVEHEGQRTKVTPPTQSDGDVEMEGAEGGGGASQEGGAKEGPAVSRDSDEEWTDLSCREVDPSTGELQSLQDQDQDQVQVQDQDRGPPSAQQGPSGLREAALYPHLPQEANPRLVESLSQMLSMGFTDEGGWLTRLLQAKGFDIGAALDAIQYAKQPRPQKP, from the exons ATGATGGGACTGGCCTGTGTGAAGGATGCCACCTTCCGCCTCTACATCAAag AGAAGAAGGAGCACCGTCGGGACTTCCCTCTTCATGCCTTCCCTCCCTTTACCTTTGGCCCCCCTCCTCCTCATGGCCCGCCCCCTCACGGCCCGCCCCCTCACCATGCCCCGCCCCCCGCCGTGCACCCTAACGTGACCTGCGACGGGTGCAACGGCGCCGTGATGGGAACGCGTTTCAAGTGTTCGGTGTGTCCAAACTACGACCTGTGCTCTTCTTGCCAGGCCCAAGGGATCCACACTGAGCACGCTCTGCTGCCCATCTGGCACCCGCTGCAG TGGTTTCCTCGGGGGAAGTGGATGAAGAGGATGAGAcactgcatgtggaacctgaaccaggagcagaaccagaaccaggaccaggaccgccCTGGAGCCTCCAGCAGCtccacagctcctcctcctccttctactgCTGCCCCTGGCCCCAATGGCAGCGCCCCCTCTG CGTCTCAGGCCAACGTGGAGTTCCTGAAGAACATCGGGGAGGGCGTGGCGGCCATGTTGAGTCCACTGG GTATCGACGTGGACATCGATGTGGAACACGAGGGCCAGAGGACCAAGGTGACTCCGCCCACTCAGAGTGATGGCGATGTGGAGATGGAAGGAGCAGAGGGAGGGGGCGGAGCCAGCCAGGAGGGTGGAGCCAAAGAGGGACCAGCA GTCTCCAGAGACTCGGATGAGGAGTGGACCGACCTGAGCTGCAGAGAGGTTGACCCGTCCACCGGAGAGCTGCAGTCCCtgcaggatcaggaccaggaccaggtccaggtccaggaccaggaccggggGCCTCCGTCAGCCCAGCAGGGACCATCAGGACTGAGAGAGGCGGCGCTGTACCCTCATCTGCCTCAGG AGGCCAACCCCCGCCTGGTGGAGTCCCTGTCTCAGATGCTGTCGATGGGTTTCACAGATGAGGGCGGATGGCTCACACGCCTCCTTCAGGCCAAAGGCTTCGACATCGGCGCCGCACTCGATGCCATCCAGTACGCCAAACAGCCCCGCCCACAAAAGCCCTGA
- the sqstm1 gene encoding sequestosome-1 isoform X1 encodes MSVTVKAYLLGKDEAVKEIRRFTVDQEVTCSFEYLSRKTATVFSHLTSGAFNTYYRDEDGDLVAFSSDDELMMGLACVKDATFRLYIKEKKEHRRDFPLHAFPPFTFGPPPPHGPPPHGPPPHHAPPPAVHPNVTCDGCNGAVMGTRFKCSVCPNYDLCSSCQAQGIHTEHALLPIWHPLQWFPRGKWMKRMRHCMWNLNQEQNQNQDQDRPGASSSSTAPPPPSTAAPGPNGSAPSASQANVEFLKNIGEGVAAMLSPLGIDVDIDVEHEGQRTKVTPPTQSDGDVEMEGAEGGGGASQEGGAKEGPAVSRDSDEEWTDLSCREVDPSTGELQSLQDQDQDQVQVQDQDRGPPSAQQGPSGLREAALYPHLPQEANPRLVESLSQMLSMGFTDEGGWLTRLLQAKGFDIGAALDAIQYAKQPRPQKP; translated from the exons ATGTCTGTGACGGTGAAGGCCTACCTACTGGGGAAGGACGAGGCGGTGAAGGAGATCCGCAGGTTCACCGTGGACCAGGAGGTCACCTGTAGCTTCGAATACCTGAGCCGGAAGACGGCCACCGTGTTCAGTCACCTGACCAGCGGAGCCTTCAACACCTACTACAGag atgaggATGGAGACCTGGTGGCGTTTTCCTCTGATGACGAGCTAATGATGGGACTGGCCTGTGTGAAGGATGCCACCTTCCGCCTCTACATCAAag AGAAGAAGGAGCACCGTCGGGACTTCCCTCTTCATGCCTTCCCTCCCTTTACCTTTGGCCCCCCTCCTCCTCATGGCCCGCCCCCTCACGGCCCGCCCCCTCACCATGCCCCGCCCCCCGCCGTGCACCCTAACGTGACCTGCGACGGGTGCAACGGCGCCGTGATGGGAACGCGTTTCAAGTGTTCGGTGTGTCCAAACTACGACCTGTGCTCTTCTTGCCAGGCCCAAGGGATCCACACTGAGCACGCTCTGCTGCCCATCTGGCACCCGCTGCAG TGGTTTCCTCGGGGGAAGTGGATGAAGAGGATGAGAcactgcatgtggaacctgaaccaggagcagaaccagaaccaggaccaggaccgccCTGGAGCCTCCAGCAGCtccacagctcctcctcctccttctactgCTGCCCCTGGCCCCAATGGCAGCGCCCCCTCTG CGTCTCAGGCCAACGTGGAGTTCCTGAAGAACATCGGGGAGGGCGTGGCGGCCATGTTGAGTCCACTGG GTATCGACGTGGACATCGATGTGGAACACGAGGGCCAGAGGACCAAGGTGACTCCGCCCACTCAGAGTGATGGCGATGTGGAGATGGAAGGAGCAGAGGGAGGGGGCGGAGCCAGCCAGGAGGGTGGAGCCAAAGAGGGACCAGCA GTCTCCAGAGACTCGGATGAGGAGTGGACCGACCTGAGCTGCAGAGAGGTTGACCCGTCCACCGGAGAGCTGCAGTCCCtgcaggatcaggaccaggaccaggtccaggtccaggaccaggaccggggGCCTCCGTCAGCCCAGCAGGGACCATCAGGACTGAGAGAGGCGGCGCTGTACCCTCATCTGCCTCAGG AGGCCAACCCCCGCCTGGTGGAGTCCCTGTCTCAGATGCTGTCGATGGGTTTCACAGATGAGGGCGGATGGCTCACACGCCTCCTTCAGGCCAAAGGCTTCGACATCGGCGCCGCACTCGATGCCATCCAGTACGCCAAACAGCCCCGCCCACAAAAGCCCTGA